The genomic window ATCGAACACGTGATCGCTTCAGGAAACAACGAAACCAGAGACAAATAAACGACTTTCCTGTGAGGATAACCAGGATCAGAACGATAACTATCTAGTCAGGCGAACCCCAGCAAAGTCCATAATTGGCCAGTTCAGCCAGCTAACGTGTGCAGAGACTAAATCTTATCAGCCTATCCAGACCGTGGATGCTCTGAGATCCAACACTTGACGCCTTTGTGGTGACGTGTTGTTGAGCCTCTGGTGATGACTGTGCTGCACAGAAGCACAGCAGAGTTCAAACTGCCACTGACTGGCACGCATAAAGCTGAACGCCGATTTGAAACAGTCGATACTTCGTTTCCCAAGAAGCGGACTGCACCTTATACGGCACAGGTGGACACAGCGTTTTTGATTGATGAGATTGAAGGTATGATGGTGATTCTCACTtttttgctgctgatgctgctgtttctgttgctgttgttgatgttgctactactgttgttgctgctgctactactactgctgctgttaatgcCCTTGTAGGTGTAGTGTTGTTGCCATCGGGGTTGTTTTCGGAATTCGTTGATTATGAACACATGAGAAATAATTGCAAATATCATAACCATACGTGCATGTATGCCTCATACAAGTTTGAGTAGAGCTCACGTCAAAACAAAACGTGAGTTCCAAGTAActgacaaagtaaaaaaaaaatcgcgagTTTGATCGCCCCTTCGCTGATTTTATTGACACACTGCATACAAGCAACAATTTTTCTATTTCattgattattttgttttacttttttgatgattttgttttactttttttttaattcgtattTCATTTATATGTGTTCGCTGGTACGCGTAGACTCTTAAGAATGTCATTTCGCACAGAAACTGATAAAGTGTAAGAAGCAGATCgctaaaaaaaaacccgataTATCAAAACAAAAGCCAAAGATTAATGAATCAGCTAATCGATTAACCTGTTACACTGCATTATCTGTGTCCAGATGACGATGGCACAACTGTTCAACCAACTACGAACATCAAAAAGCAATTAACTTGTATGAATATCGTTGAGACAATCAATACGACTATTCTGCTTATTAACATCATTGAAACAATCAATAAAACGGTGAACTGTTTCTAGACAGTTGATGTCagatgtctctccctctctctttgtctctctgtctctgtctctccctctctctctgtctctctctgtctctctctctctctctctctctctctctgtggaaggtCAAAGTCAAAATAGTTTGATTTGttaggccattggcccattcaaatgGAGTTCACATTCATAAAGGTACTGAATACAATCAATGAGCACATACATTCCTGTTTGCTTCTTGCCTTACTGAATATGCTTTGCACAAATTTACCGAGTCTTAAGATTACGTCCTCGCCTGCACTAGACAGCAGCAATAATGAAGGATGTCTCTCGATTTTAACATCTATCAGTTCACTacgcaatttgtgtgtgtgtgtgtgtgtgtgtgtgtgtgtgtgtgtgtgtgtgtgtgtgtgtgtgtgtgtgtgtgtgtgtgtgtgtgtgtgtgtgtgtgtttgtgtttcgtttttgtttttgttttttctttttaacacaaaaaATCACTAAAACGATTCCTCAGTCTATCAATCAGACAGTCACGGTGcaagttgtgtctgtgttgtgtccagGCGGGAAGCTGAAGGAGGATGGTGCAGCTGTTCTACTATGAGACGCGCGGCAAGTGCTGCCGCAAGGTATTCAACTACCACGGCTACCCTGCCCGCCTGCTGCTCTTCCCCTACGAGGGCTGGGCCCAGCCGGCGCTCATCACCTACTGGCTGCTGAAGAAGTCCTGGTGGAGCCGCTCCACCTGCAAGATCATCGAGGTGACGGGCAGCCACAAGAACATCGCCAAGGCCAAGATGCAGGACAAGGGCAACGGCACCACCGTCATCACGGGACGCTTCAAGGGCACCGCCGTGGCGGCGCCCGACTTCCGGATGGTGCTGACCACCAACGTCAGCAACGCGGACTTTCAGATGGGCTACTGCGTCACCGGCACGGTGGAGCGAGGCAAGGGGGAGCTGCAGCTGACGCACTACGCCATGGTCAAACGGAGGGGGTACTGACCGCCGCTGTGCCAGTCATCTGCACTGGTtagcctccttcttcttcttcttcttcagtgtggaACTTCAACGAGGATGTGGGGGATGAtcaagggtgggtgggtagaagagacacagggagagagagagagagagagagagggtttattcatgtataggcattggccccttatgaaggggaaagtgaacaagagagagagacttagtggCGAGGTTATAATATACGTTATCGttgaaaaacccttttgtttgAGCTGAATGATAACAAAACTGACTACTCCGTGAAATTTGTTGCTTTATTGCTTTTATCAGTTGTTCTTCGCAAGAACTTCAACGGGGATTTATTGGGGGAGGTCGAACGAACTCGAGGGCTGGTGGGaccattgtgagagagagagagagagggactctgTGGTGAGATATTATTATAATGTACGTTACCGTTGAAAACCTGCTTGAGCTGAATCATGACAAGCTGAACACTTTGTGAAACTGTTGCTTCATGCTTTTCCCATCAGATCAGAGCGTGTTTTGAGCTGTCGTTTAGTTGTCCATGAAATCGAGTGAGTGTGTTGAAGCGAAGACTGATGAAACTCATTATgaaaacgttttttgttgttgttgttgttgttgtttctttgtttgttttcttaatgGTGGATAGCTTTTCCTGTAAACAATTTGTAATATCATCTAAGAGCTGAGTATACCTTACAGACAATGCCATATTTGCTTAACAGTAACACATATTTCCAGTTgctttagttgttgttgctgatacttttttttttcaactgtgaaGCCATCGAGGAAGTTGTGGATGATGTCATTAACATATCACTGCCAAACACCAGAAAGTTTTGATTTACATGTTAGCAAGCTATGCTTCGAATCAGTGTTGCAAGTCACACGGCTTCTGTGGGGACAATGTCAAACACGACGGCTGCTGGAAGTCTCTTCGAAATCAacaagtgtgtgtgacaggcagaaAGAGGTCATCGCTCTTGGCCGTGTTACTACCGATGTAGACGctctgggagagagacagacagacagacagagagaatctatCGCTTCATgccaaaggaacaaaaaaaaacaaacatacttgtGCTGTGTAAGGGCGGGCTGTCTGTATCAGACTGGGTGCCAATGTGATAGACTCCAAaccagagagacacatagacagagggtCAGCCTTTCCGGAAGTACATTTGTAGCCACGAAAATTCAGGACTTGCAGCCAAACCTCTACTGTTAAAGTGTAACTCTGACCACCTGTATGCGACAGGTCTGTGAGGAATGCTGTCttcggaaaaacaaacaaaaaaacattcaccaGCACAACTATTGACCTACTGGTTATTGTGACACCATTCCATCCCCTCCGTCCCGGCCCCACCACACACTCAACGCCTGCCCTCTTGCCTCACCCACACATTCCTCTCAACACCTGCCCCCTTGCCTCACCCACACATTCCTCTCCACCCAAGCCCCATAGCCCCACCACACATTTCTCTCAACGCCTGCCCCCTAGCCCCACCCACACATTCCTCTCCACGTCTCCCCTATAGCCCCACCCACACATTCCTCATCACGTCTCCCCCATAGCCTCACCCACACATTTCTCTCCATTCCTGCCCCCTAGCCCCACCCACACATTTTTCTCCATGCCTGCCCCCTAGCCCCACCCACACATTTTTCTCCATGCCTGCCTCCTAGCCCCACCCACGTATTTCTCTCCACCCCAGCCCCATAGTCTCA from Babylonia areolata isolate BAREFJ2019XMU chromosome 1, ASM4173473v1, whole genome shotgun sequence includes these protein-coding regions:
- the LOC143292973 gene encoding uncharacterized protein LOC143292973 → MVQLFYYETRGKCCRKVFNYHGYPARLLLFPYEGWAQPALITYWLLKKSWWSRSTCKIIEVTGSHKNIAKAKMQDKGNGTTVITGRFKGTAVAAPDFRMVLTTNVSNADFQMGYCVTGTVERGKGELQLTHYAMVKRRGY